Part of the Paenibacillus sp. YPG26 genome, GGGCTCCGCCTTTGACCTGGCTATTGCTCTCGGTCTTCTGACCGCAAGCGGACAGATCACCCTCCCCGAACAGGAGAAGACGCTGATCATTGGCGAGCTGTCACTCGAAGGAGGACTGCGCCCGGTGTCCGGCGTACTATCCATGGTTGATTTGGCGAAAAGACAAGGCTTCACTTCGGTTCTGCTTCCAAGGTGCAACTCGGAAGAGGCTTTGCTTCTTGAGGGTATGAAGGTATATGGACTCGCTCATCTGAAAGAGCTGGCACGTGAAACCAGAGATTCCACAGCTAATCAAGGAACTCCCCTTCATATCGGTTCCTTTGACCACTTGCAAGTGCAGCCCTCAAGCAAGGAGGCAGTGACGGTACGCTTCCCGTCAGCCCATGAAGATTACAGCGATGTCCTCGGCCAGCTGCACGTCAAGCGTGCTCTCACCATCGCTGCCGCGGGCATGCATAACATTATCCTTATTGGCCCGCCAGGGACTGGCAAAACCATGCTAATCCGCCGTCTTCCCACCATTCTGCCCCCTCTGTCCCAAACGGAGTCTCTTGAGGTGACCAAGATCTTCAGTGCGGCCGGCAAGCTCAAGGAGCCGGAGGCCGGCTTGATTCGCACAAGACCTTTTCGGTCCCCGCATCATACGATCTCACCCGCAGGCATTGTTGGCGGAGGAACCATCCCCAAACCCGGGGAGGTCAGCCTCGCCCATAAAGGGATTCTGTTCCTGGACGAGCTCCCCGAATTCTCGCGCGGGGCGCTTGAGGTGCTGAGACAGCCGCTCGAAGACCGGGCGGTAACTATTAGCCGGACAAAGGCGGCTTTCACCTTCCCGGCCCATTTCATTATGGCCGCATCGATGAATCCGTGTCCGTGCGGATACTTAGGAGCCGAGCCTCCGCTCCCGCCGTGCACATGTGGTCCAGGCCGAATTCTGCGTTACCGCGACAAAATATCAGGCCCTCTCCTGGACCGGATCGATCTGCAGGTCGAGGTCCCCCGGCCCGGAGATTGGCCCCATGATCCTGCACCTCTATCTTCGGCTTCCATGAGAGCGAAGGTTCAGGCTGCAGAGGCCCGGCAGCAGGAGCGTTACCGCAGCCACGCGATCTCCTGGAACAGTGAATTATCTGGTAAGACCCTGCGCCAGTTCACACAGCTCGGCAGAGAAGCCGAGGCATTGATGAGGTCAACCTTCGAGGCCTTGGGGCTGAGCATGCGTGCCTATGACCGGATTCTTAAGCTAGCACGTACGATTGCTGACATCGACCACTCGGATGAGATCACCTCAGCTCACGTGGCCGAAGCGATTCAATACAGACAGCTGGACCGCCGCAGCCGGGATCTGATGGGATAGTAGGTATTGCCCAGCCGACACTTTGCATATCTAGGTTGTAGGCCGGGCTATCCTGCTTCTGCGCTTGTTGGCAATGACAATTAAGTTCTAGAATAATGCCTTCCCGATGATCAACGTCAATTATTAGGCACCAGCCGATTCTTCATGCCGGATAGAATTCCAGCCGATTTGGTGGTGAAGATTGGGACTGTAGGATGTACTGCAGGATTGGGACTGTAGGATGTACTGTAGGTTTGGTGCTGTAGGATGTACTGTAGGATTGGTGCTGTATGCGACAGTATGAGTCTCGTAATGTGCATTACAGCAAAAAAAAGGGAAGCCACCATCGTCTGCGGCTTCCTGGCTGTTTATATGATAAATTTATCCTCTATTGGTTCTCTGCATTTTTTTATACGAAGTAATTATCATCCCAATAATTAACGCTACTCCCAGGAAAGTAAATATTAAATATAATGGTGAGCCAACTACCCCGAAAGCCACTTTCTGCTGAAGCACTTCCACTTTGTCCCATTTGTTCTCCAATTCGGGGATATGGTTCTTAGTCTTAATATAACCAATGGTCACGGCTCCAGCTATAAAGACGATATGAACGACTAGGGAGACAACTAGGGATTGAATCATTGTCTTCAATTCAGCAACCACTCCTTCATGTCTCTTAACTCAAACAGCAGACCAAATAGTGTTAATAGAGATTGTGTTCTCCTCTTGAATGGATATATCCAAATATGAATTTGATGTAGGGATATGAACATTATGT contains:
- a CDS encoding YifB family Mg chelatase-like AAA ATPase → MYGKLFSSCLYGIDGVMIEVEVDLSSGIPQTAIIGLPDSAVRESIERVRSAIKNCGFTFPLQRVTINLAPADLRKEGSAFDLAIALGLLTASGQITLPEQEKTLIIGELSLEGGLRPVSGVLSMVDLAKRQGFTSVLLPRCNSEEALLLEGMKVYGLAHLKELARETRDSTANQGTPLHIGSFDHLQVQPSSKEAVTVRFPSAHEDYSDVLGQLHVKRALTIAAAGMHNIILIGPPGTGKTMLIRRLPTILPPLSQTESLEVTKIFSAAGKLKEPEAGLIRTRPFRSPHHTISPAGIVGGGTIPKPGEVSLAHKGILFLDELPEFSRGALEVLRQPLEDRAVTISRTKAAFTFPAHFIMAASMNPCPCGYLGAEPPLPPCTCGPGRILRYRDKISGPLLDRIDLQVEVPRPGDWPHDPAPLSSASMRAKVQAAEARQQERYRSHAISWNSELSGKTLRQFTQLGREAEALMRSTFEALGLSMRAYDRILKLARTIADIDHSDEITSAHVAEAIQYRQLDRRSRDLMG